The DNA window TACGGAAAGAAGGATATGccgtattatatatatcagcTTTTATACGTGTtaactttatatatgtttgaaattttttgtaaaaataaaaatacttatataactataaacATGAATATCACAAATCCTAGATGTGATAAATTAATACCAGATAACTTACatctttaaataattaaattttttaaaacaattagTAGTATTCCAAGTATATATGGACGCTAGCTAAAACACAAATCtgaaatacttttttttcatgctTTTTCTTAAATACTTAAAATCAGCATTTGCCATATAACtaactaaatttttataatatattttgtctagcttttattttttactgtgATTCCCGTTTTAGTATTAGATGattccatttttttgtattctccattatttttatttccttctttatacatttaatatttgaatgttttttttttatgtgccGCCATTATTCGACACAATCTCACatctaattttataataaatttcaatTATCATATGTGGATCTCTGATAAGGgctcgaaaaaaaaaaaatatatttgtcatttaaagaaatatgtaatatcttgcttaaaaaagaattaataaatataaatttgaaaaatatggaaaataaatataattaaataataaatcataccatatcatttaaaatgacatatccaaaataaaaggataaataccgcagttttaattaataaatattgcaCAAAATTTTGCTCCATGATACATATTCTtgatatttgaatatattcagaatgaaaaataattagcAATTCTGTAATATACAACAAATATAGAAGGATACTActttcaatattttaattttgtttcaacattttttatattttataaattctcACTAAAATGTGAGGATAATATATtgcataatataaaaaaatttaatttaaaaaaataacttaaaatatttatcattatgtttttttataataaagtatctccaattataataatctaATTCGAATTTTAACTTAAATgtccaaaataaaaattaattatttagcACTACAGTAATTATTGACGTATTATAtggaataattaaaaaaaaaaaaaaaaaatttattcgacatatttttaaatattgtttCTATTTAtcatatcaaaatatataatgtggagactaaaaataatacattaatgttttaattataaatttaaaatatatattgaactAGTCATGCTAATTTATACAAACTCTGTCATATAGTTGTTCACTGTTATAATTGAGGgtagttaatataaaataataattaaaaattaatatttaaaaaaacaattttccattttaaaaaactacAGGTTATTccgaaataattatatttaaattaatatatgcataaaatataatatattattctaaatatttttttcgtaatacataatatctgaaaatttttataatataaaaagtttaaacaataataattatttttttatcataaatatataaaatatattgttcattttttggaatacattttaataatattcaataatatattatgaatttattaattcacaataattttacaaaatattcatcaaacaaaaattaatatttatatttatgtatataaaaataaatatatcttaaaataaattaataatccACTGCATGCAGTAACAATAATTTCAGAAATATTTCATTCtgtatatatctaaaaataaaatttatatatattattttttgtgttaatgtacataataaaaaatataagctcaacaaaaattatcattaattattttttattatgaaaaacgTTCGACAAATTCATAGTTAATTACTTGGTTccttatataaacatactatgactaaaatatttaaaaaaaaaaaattcaaaatcaAGTTAATATTGTTTATGGAAATTCatttagtaaatataataatgtaaatcctaatattattgttcattattataaacaaTACGAGtaaatgtttaatatataataagaacaaatattttttcaataatacATGAAAAACTTCGTagtttcttaaaaaaaattaataaacaaaaaataaaaagaatacgATTACATTTAAGCTACAATATatgaattacaaaaataataacacgGTAATTaacacaataaaattattattccataacattagatatatatagttattttaTGAGTTAGaaaggtatatattttatttactttctATAGTTCATTATATGGTCGCCATATATTTGGATTCATTCAaaacatacatttttataaggATAGTCCTCAAACGAttttaataagtaaaaatttgcATATTGTATTACATTATGAGatactttttaaatgtatatatatcttatactATAAAATGATTCTGAATACTTATGTTATACGTATATTAAACttagaattatttaaaatatataagctattttctttcttttatatatatatatacctaatttattatgtaattaaatTTCAAGAAATTTTACTtagatattatatttaaacatgAATATACATTACCATGATTAAGTAAtgtttatgtaataaatatataacattacatataattgaataaatttttctcGCGTGCATTAACGTATGCATATGAACTGAActttctatttttcattctttttatatatattttttttttttatttcttatagaAGTGCTTATAAGACAGTGCAATATAGTTTTTTCATACAcatatgttaaaattatgtttcgTACTTAgcaactttatttttataattacctTATATTATTCAGATGTATATGAGaactaattatttttatttactgaattacattaaatatacaGAGTAGCgattatgttattttttataaattcacaCTGAAtcatatataacaaaataaattatttaatcatatagaacaaaatttacaatatacttaaattactatgatcataaaattttaatgttttaactTCATTTCTCATTCCCCaactaaaatataacttgcttatttcatattaaattattataatatcacactttattttatttttttaaaatagattacttataatttaatattaaaatttatattactttatatcatataaaatttcaaaatcaaataaaattagatgctctattttttatcctgaacaataataataaaattcatttaaatattattaaataataatgttataaaatatttttgttttcagtGATGCagtacatttattaaattcaATTAAGCTTATTTATAGATTATAAtgcatatttaataaatatattttattttataatttaattataatatgtgtAACTGcaattctaattttttttcaatggtaacttaaatattaatacaaattaaaaattcttgccatgtgaaattaaaaattatttctttattaaagTTCCTACTAGCAATATTTTCATTCAACACATGTTGGTTATGCGTATACACTAGTCGTATATTCTCTACGTTCTTAaagtacatttaaaataaaaaaaatatatgcatgcataattttattgactaaaaatactatttaaATGTAAGAAAGTGTAATAactaaaatgtatattaatgttatataataattatcatttaaatctttaaaaaagcttatttaataaatgaaactttttcattaatataacgAGCAAAAATTTTCATGAGAAGCATTATGTCATTCACATATTTAATCATGcctcataaaaaaattagaataattATCTAAAGATATCTTCATAAAACTTATCTAacaacaaataatattattagttaCTTATTacttacaataaaaaaaaaaaaaatttaattttttaacttttattttacttaatgagtgttataaacataaaagaaatagacatttcctttataaaatattgtaattcTATACAATTTTAGTACAGTAACAtagaaattaatatatttatgtataataataataataaattgaataaatatataaagaaatactAACACTCTATTAtattaatggaaaaaatatatttattttcgtaatcattaaacataatataattactatagatataagtaaatatttttaaattattatatattataaaaaaaaaataaagtttatacataaaatatattaatatataattatatttaatccattaattttatattttaataatataataatatgcatatttaaattattttcttataaaatatcaaTATAGCAAACATTTAATACATTTCTTcgaaaatgaattaatacaacaattaaatgttattttaacCATTCATTAAATTGAAAGGATATATAATTTgagaattattaaataattataaatgattCATTCCtaattatgatatatttttattatatttttataactttatatttatatcatgcaaaaaaaactaatagtacattaaaaaaattttgaaaaatatatctaataacatatttcgtataaaaaatatgttttataataaatatttagtttattatttaatatatatatatatatatacatacatatcggtacaacaaatatattatattccttacattatatatggaaaaagacacatttgttattaattttaaactaataacacattttctttataacataaaaaaaaacacaattATTTTAGACTAGAACAACATACATGTAATAAAAGTtaccatttttcatttcaaatataaattataacactttagtaaaattatatatgtagcattgttgtatatttacttaacgctcaaacatatatttttcatatagttctacttaaatacaaaaatgcaTTTATGAAACCATAATATATACTTGATCCAAAATCATTCATCAtaatacaatttaaaaaatattaaaacaattacaatgttaaaaaactaaaaatttaatttttttttactgtaaTGTATCAGAAAAATCATGTGTATATAggtaaatttacaaaaaaacttcaaattatatatatgtttgataAGTGTAAAAATTCAagatattacatttttttcttcatattaaTGACTTCTTCGTAAGTCGAAAGATATCTGTTATAACAAATTTTACCTTTtcctaaatttaattttttcaaatttttttacttttttatggtaataaataattcctGATATAAGAGTTATACCAAATATAAAGAAGAGTACgcaatatattagaaaatcaaaaaacggtgttatataaaaaactttACTTTTATCATTGGTATACTTGAAAAACGAGCCTACAGCGGTTTTCAAGTAATCGTGAAACTTCCTCATTAACAGACCTAATGAAAATCTCAATAACTTATATAACCCCCTCCTAAGGCCACAATTACAAGTAAAATCTAATATTAGTCCTAATGAgaacaataaaaacaatacTAAAGGCAAAGCAAACCGTaatctgtattttttaattattacttttttgtaCAACTTATCACTAATTGTTCTgttgtttttaagaaaatcctGATAATCAAGTTCCTTGAATATCTTTTTCTCCATatgagaatatttttttgtttcaaacgtacaagttttatttttcatatgttttttatgaCCTCTTGTATTTCCTGGTGAACTTCCATTTGACTGCTTCATTTGTGTTTTCACACtttcttcattattacatatatcgTTTCTAATATTTAATCCAATATTTGgtatttcttcttttgtacatataaaatttaaatccATATTATGTGTATACTTTCCTAGTAATCTAtaattccttatttttagtattttcTTAATCTCGCAGTACTTATCCAATGATATATTGAAcattttctaaaataataatatgtaaatatttgttatataatagtataaataagcgagaagtaaaaaaaagtattaacaaaaaaaacagaaaaatattagtattttgaatatccttaaataatattatcatacaaCATCAATGTAAAAATGACATATCCAAGATAAAAGGATGAAcccaaaaaaattaataaatatgattgtcttctgtttttttcccattataTAGATACTTAGTATTACAATTTAATCAATATAAAgaagttaataatattataatatacatctaataataaaaagcaaaattctttttaaaattttttttttatcattgcTCCTTAAgtacgtaaaaaatatacatagcTATAATATACTTCAAAACATCTatgatacaaaaataaatttaaaatgtattgtataatatttatcatagtcataattaagaaaaactaactttttttaaaaagaaataatttgaattaactaataaatatttataatatctaatctaattattaatataggaaactaattatataataatttatttgttgttttcttaataaattctgaaataaatacttaaatactttttatatttgaatatttattttatatagtatatagaatgtagagaatacatatattatatattcctgtatatattaaaataattacttaTGTTAAGAAAGCTATAccatattaaatttaaattttataatatttattttataaaaagttcTAATTTTGAATGAAATAttgattattataataatacaataatagaaataatgaagaaaataaatattttttttaatttaattataaaaaatgcattaatTCATCCCTAAGTAgacacaatttttttttagtgtataatatttttttaaaggaaatATCTAGCGATCTACCtaatatatgaagaaatatatattctaaaaacaaataaggagtaattttttattgttttactATAATTCCTTAATATTGCTCCTTTAATtaagtttaatttatatcaCTGTTTCTGAATTAGAAATCCCTACattaatttacataattttatatattctctattaattaattatatatatttagaaaaaatattaaataagaaaaaaaaaaaaaaagaaactagAATCAAAAATGGTAtagaaatattacaaataattttattaatttaaaaatatataaaatgaagtaaatttacaaataattatagtatatgcatgatgtaatatatacataagaaatgaaaatgaataacaatatattttactaatatatatggttttgtaatttttctgcttataattttagaaggaatatatattttttttatttattcttttaaagatacataatataaggaacatatttttttggcGATGCATAATCGATCGACGCCAATATATAagtgaataatattttatgaaaaatactattaaaatcataaatatattattcctaCAATATGTTGTTCGTTCTATGATTTTTCGAAGAgaatgataattttaaaattattgtatatataccaaaaattatattaatcctgtaaaatataacattataatattctCCTTAACAAGTATTTTTTTcgaattataattaaaaatttaaaaaagaaaacaaatagctaaatttataacattatttttaaattatataaatttgcataattatatttgtattattttaatgtatatctAATCTACTTCTTACAAGAATGATAAAGAATCTTATTTAGCTTCATTTAGTTTTTCGCACAATTTTTTTGTCTTAGTTTTTTACAAGTAATATTACTACATAAAGAATATGATAacctatttttaatataacctattttttatatttacaaaaatataaatataaataaactatgtaatttattttctctaaAAATTAATCTATAAATACGCTTTCTCAGTTTTAGAAGAACTGcttatttctaaatattcaaaatatataattcaatatAGTACagaaattaaatattcttatataattcttttaaaaaaaaaaaaaaaagaaaaaacatatatatattatttaatatttcattatattatatatattttaaatgtaaaatgtatacatCATAGATTacgtattatattatatattaagaaactcatttcaaattttaataagtttttcttattaataatactaattttgtaaatactatattttagaacaaatgtttattattattaaaaaatattcattatcaTAACAGCaagatagtaataatagtgatttaaaaagtagaattttacaaaaattatgtattatattaattataaaaatagaattccttatgttatattatgtgtttaaaaaatcatattaataagatacctaacaatatatataaaaataaatatttctacagtaattaaaaaaaaagaaaaaaataattattcatttttgtagcataattttgaaaataagaaaatttaaataattttaatatatatcattatttgtcaatgaaattcttttaaattcatGTAATTAATTTCTCTTTgctgtttttttattaaaaataaatattaagtagaaatatatatagtaaataataatgagtaaaaaatggataaaaattataatttccttaaaaatatttaatatgattTCTTCAGTTCTAATGCATatcaaatgaaataaatttaaaaataagaataatttacacgatataatatatacataataaataaagtatattttaatataatatgttttctagtaatattattctcattatattagatagaatatattatctttttatttatttttttgaaaattaataatatcagGAACAAACGATAAGgttataaattaaacaatgatcataaataattaatatattattaaatataactttaaaaaaatatactatttcttaataattttctattttatgtATAGTAATCTTTGGTAAGACAATTactaatatatcatatacaAAGAAACATATTGTAATCAtccaataataaaaatttatattactgtttactttaataaatattattcttcaaATTAAccaattaaaagaattaaaaaactatataaaaatatagctaaatttaaaaaactataattaaattacaaaaaaaaacattttaaattaacacTAACatgcttttttcttttaatatatatatatatatattatttccgTGACATAATATACTCAGacatttaatttcttttaagtTTTTTCCTCAATATTGCTATGTCACATTTTTAAGTACAGTTagtgtttttatataaattgttcGCTACagcattttatatattcataagaatattcatataacttataaaatatattaaaaaattgaaccTTTTCTATAGTAAAATACTCCAACCCTTTTACCTATAAAGCAGATTTTCCTATTTTAacaatattcattattttttaatactattctaagtctttttttaaaaagtaaatatgtatttgtataaattatttaaattttccaaaaatgTTAAGTCATATACCAATAGATTAAAGTTTTAGgagaatattttatagtttcattattagatatatataacataactgtattttctttttttctttttttgtatgtatcTCAATAgcctttttcttcttttgcatcgtatatattttatatttaataaattatattattattaatacaaaataacaaaGTTAACAAAGGAtctatattaattttctatttctacaatataattttcatatttatactagttatataataccataggtacaaaaaataaaatatacatgttcatattttattgaaaataatataaactttatttaatttcatatataatttatggcGAAAACTTACATTTTGCTTTTctacaaagaaaaaatatttgaatttttatccttttctatattttgaaatataaattatctgTTTTATTGTGTCTAAAAAGTGTTCATAATTCAATTAACACGTAATGCCTTCTCATCTATGTTAacaaatgttaataattatataacactaacataaatatatatgttatacaaaatgaaataatttatgtatacaatttgataatatttattatatatgtgcttctcgtaaatatcatattattaatcGAAAATTTGTACACTCctttaaatatgttaatgAATTACATGAATCTAGAGAATCCGAACAATATCCCATTCTACAAATATCCTTGTTCGTTTGTTTAATTCAACAAAATTAAGCAACTTCTGATACTTTTGTGTAAggatttatctttttattttcaataattacattaacatttattgcagtatttttcatatttttccttttgtctagcactataaattattttactcaAAAGTATAATATTCTACGCAATACTTTTAACATGTTCCTACAAGAAGTTCCTGTTTTAATAATGTtgtatatactaatataaaaattatttaatactaGTTTATATCACTTGTAGTTATCTTCGACATtcaataaaaacaaatataaatatataatgaaaaaaattctcCTATACGGATAAATGATTCTGCAATTTATAAGCCAGTATTAGGCTAACCACACTTATTATAGAACATATACTTTACAgaattactatatataaatgctcaataatatatgtcttcgtacatataaaatagaatcCTGTATATTGTAAAGggtatttatattaaaaacaataaaaaaaaaaaaaaaaattagaataatttttttaataacactACAAGTGTAATAGTATATGAATATGATTCTAATaggattataaaaaattcatatataaagattAATGTATAAGTCTTACtagatacaaaaaaaaaatgttaaattgaaagacaaatatttatagttTCATTGCCAACAAATGGAAATATTAACGTATATAACCCAGACAAATAAAACAAACGCtaaacataattttcatatatattaaaattcatAAGGAAGAGTACTGGATTTACTAaatctaaatatataaagttttCATGCGTATACTGAGCACATAATCCTacatttattcctttttaaaaagtatattttatagatgtattattatacgtCTCTTCAATCGTATTATAacgtataaaattaataaaattaaaaggacataattgtaaataaaacacaaatgaaataagcctatattcatttttattatttaaaaaaaaaaagtattattagTATCAAACTATtggtaataataaacatatttttgcacatttgaaaatatatgtaatcaTTAATAACACTACTTTTTTCACACTTGTATACAAAACTACATAGTACCATAAACAGAAAAATGATGTTTATTACGAAACAAAATAAGGTATATTTCTAAAGGAAGAGTTAATAAACGTTTAATCGTTTTTCTCTGGTATGCTCATATGTGGCAGTTaggaaaacataaaaatggaagtggaatatatatttataattcttctttataatatatatttaagtaatttttatacattgaattaaaataacattttatggaatcaaattatttagaatattaattttttatttagttacGTTTATTAATGCTCCCGCAAATTATTTACCAAAAACAACTAACATATTtgttgaaaaaatatgatactgttacacatttataactaataatttaaaaccttaaaaaatttaaacaatctttaaaaaacttttttttccaaatacatatattaatatgtttaacataataaactttttattacatataaattacaattttattacaaaattaaataaatactatttatttattatatattattaagaaaagacatctacatttaatttataaaaatatcatactttctctttttaattgAATGACGAAATAATCCtattttactaaaaagaataaaggaAATGGAAACAAAATAAGTGCACATTCTAATGTAATAACATGTATTTCCTACCAATTTAacacaattataataaaagctgattttttatgaattttatgaaacatacatatattttacaaacaaaaatataattaaaataatatatattgtatgatcgaagtattaaattaaacacaaagaatatattaaaatacaaatttataaaataaatcaatcaaattcaataaaagttatgaatatatattattatattttatataaaaacaaatatgcaTGTTCAGGtggtattataaaaataatgtaattacATATACTCTTCTTGTGAGCATAATATTCTTAAGAATGCTACATAActattttttagaatttaaaatttttttttataaattaaccGTACCATTATTACAAATTTgttgcttatatttttttataattctatattttttaatttttctacagGTATAAATAATGCCTAATACAACAGATAAGTATATCGCAAATGCAAAACCTAATAAAATTGTAATCACAGGATAATAATACGTATTTCCTGGAGTAATTGTTCCCTGTGACTTAGACACTAATCTTGAATATACTAAAGTTaccaataaaaatatataggccggaattaataataattttatcttctttCTATTTATGGCTGTACACTTTTCCCAGTCGTTCATTTCTTcgttattctttattttgtcaATGGAATGTAATACgctgaatatttttttttcacaaaatACATCCGCTCTACTAGATAACGAAGAATTACTACTTTTATGCACTTTATGccatttttctctttttaattcactttcttttaattctttgTTTTGTGATAATATgtcttgtttatttttagatataTGTTCTTCATCTAGCACTTTATTATATCGTCCATTAAAATTTCTGTTCACTGAATGATGTGCTAACTGTCGATTAGTTGTTAAGTATAAATCTCTATATAACTTATACTTCTCATCCAATAACCCATTGCAGCtcttctaaaaaaaaaaaaaggaaacatattatttataagaaCATATATTTCCATGCTatgaaaatgttatttttaaaaataaaatatcagtaacgaaaaataaagtattatgcgaaatattattataataccaAATCATTGTTATAACGAATTAtccaaaataaaagagtaaAGATAaagattttaataaaaatgatggaattgaaattttttttcattgtatacattattaattttattatatattaactaatacaaaaaataactatagttttatatattgaaaatgataaaagaagccattcatattttatttttatttatttaatttattttaaattttataaaatgaattattatatatatacttcatttatttttcacaaACACAAAATTATTTCAGAATTTAGAACAATTTCAATATAGATTATTATAGAAATAgaattgaataaaaataaatgataattgtacataatatttaaattaattatttaatagcaaagacattaaatttttttttataaattagtttaaaaaaaaaaaatataatacgaAGGAAATTATTAAGATGAtatgaaaacaaatattatttattcagtgataacattttttcattcatacaaaagaaagaactgtacgtaaaaaatatatactaatatatgttcatacaataattatgaatttcTGTGTTCCTTCTAAgaaataattcttattttatacatgtttttttgtattacttCACCTTCTATAGTTAAATAAATTGATTATTGTTAccgtaaaaataatagaaaaaaaatatgaagataggaaaaaatattcttattttatcgTATATTCGTTATTATTTAActacaattttttcttatataaatttttatatattaagaaaataaaatttttagttattaaaaagtctatgaaattatgtatatatttttaaaagtaccataataattattctatttttgtataataatttttacaattgtAAAATTTGTATCTAATTCcaaatgaaatttatttttatctagtgtaaattttaaaaatgtacaaattagctttttttttttttttttttttttcttcttttaaaaatgtaaagaaatatatattttgaaaaatattaatatatcagaaaaaaaac is part of the Plasmodium malariae genome assembly, contig: PmUG01_00_46, whole genome shotgun sequence genome and encodes:
- the PmUG01_00074700 gene encoding fam-l protein → MGKKQKTIIFINFFGFILLSWICHFYIDVKMFNISLDKYCEIKKILKIRNYRLLGKYTHNMDLNFICTKEEIPNIGLNIRNDICNNEESVKTQMKQSNGSSPGNTRGHKKHMKNKTCTFETKKYSHMEKKIFKELDYQDFLKNNRTISDKLYKKVIIKKYRLRFALPLVLFLLFSLGLILDFTCNCGLRRGLYKLLRFSLGLLMRKFHDYLKTAVGSFFKYTNDKSKVFYITPFFDFLIYCVLFFIFGITLISGIIYYHKKVKKFEKIKFRKR
- the PmUG01_00074800 gene encoding Plasmodium exported protein, unknown function, producing the protein MKKNFNSIIFIKIFIFTLLFWIIRYNNDLKSCNGLLDEKYKLYRDLYLTTNRQLAHHSVNRNFNGRYNKVLDEEHISKNKQDILSQNKELKESELKREKWHKVHKSSNSSLSSRADVFCEKKIFSVLHSIDKIKNNEEMNDWEKCTAINRKKIKLLLIPAYIFLLVTLVYSRLVSKSQGTITPGNTYYYPVITILLGFAFAIYLSVVLGIIYTCRKIKKYRIIKKYKQQICNNGTVNL